One Trichosurus vulpecula isolate mTriVul1 chromosome 7, mTriVul1.pri, whole genome shotgun sequence genomic region harbors:
- the RANGRF gene encoding ran guanine nucleotide release factor has protein sequence MEPKRNHPLFGGAFSITLPPGALDVSDFRPVPDNQEVFCHRGTEQSLIVELLELQAHVQGEAAARYHFEALGGVQGTGAEQVEAVEPLASHTLSLRGCRDAWVLCGRQRMAKENEAANEKDVILHLALFRLPQYGTDLLLTFNEPLSGSRPPEGHEAQYLPPWTLVDFERLVTSLTLLDPSIFGPRERS, from the exons ATGGAGCCCAAACGAAACCATCCGCTGTTCGGGGGAGCCTTCTCCATCACCCTTCCCCCAGGGGCTCTGGACGTGAG TGATTTCCGGCCGGTACCGGACAACCAGGAAGTTTTCTGCCACCGCGGGACGGAGCAGAGTCTCATCGTGGAACTCCTGGAGCTGCAAGCGCACGTGCAAGGAGAAGCAGCAGCGCG GTACCACTTCGAGGCTCTGGGAGGGGTGCAAGGGACAGGGGCCGAGCAAGTAGAGGCTGTGGAGCCCCTGGCCTCCCACACTCTGTCCCTTCGGGGCTGCCGGGATGCCTGGGTCCTCTGCGGTCGGCAGCGTATGGCAAAGGAGAATGAGGCGGCG AATGAAAAGGATGTGATCTTACACCTCGCACTGTTCCGATTGCCCCAATATGGGACTGATCTCCTGCTGACCTTCAACGAGCCTCT CTCTGGGAGTAGGCCACCCGAAGGCCACGAAGCCCAGTACCTCCCACCCTGGACCCTGGTTGACTTTGAAAGGCTAGTGACCTccctgactcttcttgaccccagcaTTTTTGGCCCCCGGGAAAGATCCTGA